CGACCCGCCGTTCAGGCACGTCGAGAAGCTGCACTACATCGACTCGAACGGCGAGCTGCGCGACTCCGTGCCGTTCGTGGGCGGTTGGCCGACCGGGCCAGGGGTTTCACCGCCGACCCCTTCGCCCCCGCCGCCGACGGCGTGCGCGACCACCTCGTGAAGAACTACCTCGCCGCCATCGAGGGCAACCTGCCCTGACGCGGGTGAAGACGGCGACCGGCAGCGCGCCGGTCGCCGTCTTCCGCTGTCACCGCAAGGGGATCAGATCCGGCCCGCGCCCGCGCCCGCCGTCACCGACGACTTCACCGCGCCGGACGCCTCCGCCGTGTAGCTGTACGGCACGGCCGCCACGCTGCCGTTCACCTCGCACGGCCCGGAGTTGGTGAACGAGTTGTCCCTCGCCACCAGCCGGCCCGGGTCGGAGTCGGCGTAGCCGCTCGCCGACCAGCACGCCTGCTGGACGTTCTCGAAGACGTTGCCCTCCACCAGGACACCGGCATCCATTGTGGACGCGATGGCGTACGAGTCCGCGTTGTTGCGCACGTTGGTGTAGTAGTTGTTGAACACGTGGACCGTCTCGCCGAAGCGCACCCGGGGGCTGCGCTCGAAGGTCCGGTCGAACCAGTTGTGGTGGTAGGTGATCCGCAGGTGGCCGCGGTCCTCGCTCGCGTTGCCGTCGGAGTGGCCGACCAGCGAGGTCTTCCAGTGGTCCCGGATGACGTTCCAGGAGACCGTGATGTAGTCGGCGGCGTGGGTCATGTCGATCATGCCGTCGTAGTGGTCGGGGTCGTCGGCGATGGTGCTGGACATGGTGTTGTGGTCGATCCACACGTGGCTGGCGTTCTCGATCTGGATCGCGTCGGCGCCGACCACGCCGCGGATGTTCAGGTTCTGGATGATCACGTTCGCCGGCCGCGCGTCCTCGATGTTGAGGGTGGTGCCGGAGATGCCCGACCCCGAGCCGACGCCCCGGATCGTCTTGTTCGCGCTGACCTCGACGGTGCCCGAGCCGCTGATCATCCCGCTGACCAGGATGGTCCGCGCGCCGGACGCCTGCGCCTGGGTCCGCAGGTCGGCGAACGTGCTCACGGTGACCGTGGTCCCGCCCGCGCCGCCGGTGGTGCCGCCCGCCTGGGAGGCCCAGCCGACCAGCCCGCCGGGCGGCTGCGGCTGGGTGCCGCCGGCCTCGAAGTCGAGGTGGTCGACGTTGGGCAGGCCGCCGGACGTGGTCGGGTTCAGCCGGATGGTGTTGCTGCCCGCCGTGACCGGCACGCTGAAGGTCTTGGTCACCCACGTGGACCAGGCGCCGGTGCCCTCGAACGAGGCCGTCTGCGCCGTGGCGCCGTTGACTACCACGTCGGCAGACCGGGCCGTGGTGGTGCCGTTGGCGAACCGGACGCCGACCGTCGCGGTGCCCGCGGCGGACGCGGTGACGGTGAACTGGGCGTAGCCGCTCGTGGAGTTGGCGCCGTTGCAGAAACCGCTGCCGGAGTAACCGGACCAGTTGCTGTCGATCGTGCCGGAACACACCGCCGGTGAACTCTCCGCCTCGTACCGCGTCGGCGCGGCCTGCGCGGCGGAAGTCGCCACGACCAGTGCGCCGGCTAACAGCCCGACGCACGCGATCACATTCTTCACGCGCATGACAAGTCTCCGTTGGATCGGCTGACAGGGGCCGAACACGTACTTGAACTGCGCTGACGAGCGGCGGAAACGCCAGCGGAGAAAAGCGTTCTGCATTTGTGGACCGCTTTCCCCCGATGCTATGAGGTGCCTCACGGCAGGTCAATGGTGAATGGGCGACGGTCATACTCGTGAACAAATCGGACCGACTCGGGTCACGCATGTGAACAATCGAGCGGCCGAGGATAGCGGCGGCACGGCGGACCGCACCTCGGAGTTGATCACCAGTCCGGGTGAACCTGGTGGCCAGCGTTGGCGGGTCGCCGTCACCGGCCGAAAGGCTGTGCCCGACACCGGGCGGCAGCGGCGAAGGGTGAGGCGTGCGCACTGGGAACGATCATGAGGACCACGCGGTCGCCGTCGTCGGGGCGTCCTGCCGGCTGCCCGGCGGGATCGACGGCCTCGACCGGCTGTGGCAGGCGCTGACCGAGGGCCGCGACCTGGTGGGCGAAGCGCCGGCGGACCGGTTCGACCTGTCCCGCTTCACCGACCGCGAGCTGCCGCGACCGGGCAAGGGCTACACCACGGCGGGCGGGTACCTCACCGACCTGGCGTCCTTCGACGCGGCGCACTTCGGCATCTCGCCCAAGGAGGCCGGGCAGGTGGACCCGCAGCACCGGCTGCTGCTGGAACTGGCCGCGGAGGCGCTGGACGACGCCGGGATCGCCCGGGAGTCGCTGGCGGGCAGCGACGCGGCGGTGTTCGTCGGCATCTCGGACAACTCCTACGGCGCGCTGCAGATGATGGACCCGCGCCGGATCAACGCCTACACGATGTCGGGGTCGGCGTCCTCGATCGCCGCCAACCGCATCTCGCACGGCTT
This genomic window from Saccharothrix sp. HUAS TT1 contains:
- a CDS encoding carbohydrate-binding protein — protein: MRVKNVIACVGLLAGALVVATSAAQAAPTRYEAESSPAVCSGTIDSNWSGYSGSGFCNGANSTSGYAQFTVTASAAGTATVGVRFANGTTTARSADVVVNGATAQTASFEGTGAWSTWVTKTFSVPVTAGSNTIRLNPTTSGGLPNVDHLDFEAGGTQPQPPGGLVGWASQAGGTTGGAGGTTVTVSTFADLRTQAQASGARTILVSGMISGSGTVEVSANKTIRGVGSGSGISGTTLNIEDARPANVIIQNLNIRGVVGADAIQIENASHVWIDHNTMSSTIADDPDHYDGMIDMTHAADYITVSWNVIRDHWKTSLVGHSDGNASEDRGHLRITYHHNWFDRTFERSPRVRFGETVHVFNNYYTNVRNNADSYAIASTMDAGVLVEGNVFENVQQACWSASGYADSDPGRLVARDNSFTNSGPCEVNGSVAAVPYSYTAEASGAVKSSVTAGAGAGRI